GTCCACCGCCTGCCCGCCGGGGCGCAGTTCGGGAGCCCGCTCCACCACGGTCACCTCAGCCCCCCGCCGACGCAGCCAGTGGGCCAGCGCGGGTCCCGCGACGCTGGCCCCCGCCACCAGCACCCTGGGACCGATCACCCGCTTCCCCTGCCCGCCCGTCCGGCTCGCGTGCCCCGGGTCGGAGTCGTCGACGCTCATCACAGCCTCCATCTGCTTCCTTCCGCGCTGGAACGTCCCCAGCACGGGTCCACCGCTGTCGGTGTGTCCAGCTGTGTCGACCACGGATCCGCACAGAACTCATCGGTCACGGCAGACATTGATGAGAAACACCGACTCCGATGAGGCTCATGTCGACCCATACTGACGCCGACGAGGTGAACCACGCGAACTGACAGATCCCCCGTCTTCCTCTCCAACGAGGGCAGCGCACAGGACCCTGCGGACGGCTCCCGGCTCGCCCCGGCCCCCGGTGCGGGGCCAACCTGGCCGGCCGCTCCGGTCCCGCTGAACGCCCCGGTGTCCGCCAGCAGTTCGGCGGCCCCCCCCAGGTCCCCACCGGCCAAGACCTGCAGGTAGACACGAGGCCCCCCGCAACTGGCTGGATGGAACGGTGGTGACTTTGACCGGCTGCGAACCCGGGTGAGCCATCGGTCATCCGCGCCCGCCGCGGACCCGGGACCGCATGAAGGCGCCCATGCCCGACACCGATGCCCCGCACTCTGTTCACCGTCATTGCACAGGCATGGCCAAAGCTCTCGCGAACGGTACGGACAGCGCTTTCGGGAGGTACACCGCCCGCGCCCACAGGGCCTGCACCTTTCCGTTGGCTGTCACTGCAGTCCGCTGTAGGCGGCCATGATGATCTCCATACCGCGGTTGTCGTCCTGCTGGTCCCGGTCGAGCATCTGGTTCATGACGTAGGCCACCGTCATGCGCGAACCGGGATCACTCGCGACCAGCGAGCCGCCCCAGCCGCCCCAGCCGAAGGTGCTGCCGAACGTGCCGAAGCCTACGGTCCAGGACATCGGCGACCGCAGGACGCGGTCCTCGCCGCAGAACACCTCCTGCCACGCGGGTTCACAACCCCGGGGGGACAGCAGGCGCACCCCGCCGACGGATCCCCGGTTTGCCAGTACCGACTGAACGAGGGCGACAGACCGGGCGTTGCCGAACCCGTTCACCGCTGGGATCTGCGCACGGCGCCACGCCACGGAGTTGGTGTCCCTGACCCGGACAGTCGCTCCGGTGTACTCCCGGCGTGTGCCGTCCGGCCCGAGCGGTGCGCTGGAGGCGTACGCGTCGGTCTGTGACGGCGGTGGGACGAGCGGTGCGACGCGGCGGTCGTGCTCGGCGGAGAGCCCGATGTGGAAGTCCGCGCCCAGCGGTTCGGCTACTTCCTCGGCGAAGAACTCACCGAGGCTGCGGCCGGTGATGCGACGGACCACCTCACCGACCAGGAACCCGAAAGTGAGCGCGTGATATCCGGCAGCCGTCCCCGGTTCCCACTCAAGGGCCTGCGCGGCAAGCCGTGTCGTCACGCCATGCCAGTCGTAGAGGTCCTCGACCGCCGTCAGCCCGGACAGGTCCGGCAGCCCCGCGGTATGGGACAGCACATGCCGCACCAGCACGTTCTTCTTGCCAGCCGCGCCGAACTCGGGCCAGTAGGCGGCGACCGGCGCGGACAGGTCGAGCAGGCCCCGGTCGGCCAGCAGGAGCGCACACAAGGCGGTCATGGTCTTGGTCGTCGAGGTCACACAGGCGAGGGTGTCGCGCCCCCAGCCGACAGAGCGGTCCGCATCGGCGTACCCGCCCCAGAGGTCGACCACCGGCTCGCCGTCGAGGTAGACAGCGACCGAGGCGCCCACATCGTCCTTGCCGAGCGAAGCTGACAGGGCCGCACTCACTGCGGCGAATCGCGGCTCGCACGCTCCTTGGAGGTAAGTCATGGGCCAAGCCTCAGGGAGAGCCGCAGCTTCCTTCCCAGCAATTCCCGCTCTACTTTTGTCGGGCGGGTCAGCACCAGAACTGTCCTTTGCCCCAGCGAGGCGGCCTGACGTCCGCGTGGTCGGCCCGTCCGCCGACCGGCCGTAACGGCAGTTGTTCCCCCTCGGAACGCCCGGGTGCCAGCCGCTGTAGCTCCTGCGGCTGGGTGTGCGTTGCCGCAAGACAAGAGGAGACACGAGAGGAGAGGGAGGCAGAGGAGTGCTGGAGAGGCTGAATCAGGCGCTGAACCACCTGGATGCCTGCCTTGACGGGGAGGTCGACATGGCCGAGACGGCCCGGGTCGCCGCAGTGTCGGAGTACCACTTCCGGCGGCTGTTCTCCGCCCTTTCCGGGATGCCGCTCCCGGTCTACGTGCGGCGTCGGCGGATGACGCTCGCCGCGGCCGAAGTGCTCGCCCGGGAGCTGACGTTGCTCGACGTCGCGGTCCGGTACGGGTACAGCTCGGGCGAGGCGTTCGCCCGCGCCTTCCGGTCCGTGCACGGCATCGGGCCGGGCGAGGCCCGACGCACGGGTGCGGTGCTCACGACACAGCCACGCATGTCCTTCCGCGTCGTCGTCGAAGGCAGTACCAGCATGCGGTACCGGATCATCACGAAGGAGCCGTTTCGGATCGTCGGCAGGAAAGCCCGGGTCCCCCTCGTGCACGAGGGCATCAACGCGACCGCTGCGGCGCACCTGGAAAGCCTGGACGCGCACGCGATCGAACGGATGAAGGGGCTGGCCGGTCGAGAGCCGGAGGGGATCCTGTCGGCGGCGGTGTATCTGACCGACAGCCGGGAGGAGGGCGTCGAGGCGGACTACTGGATCGGCGTGGCAACCGGCCCCGAGGCGGCCGCCGAGGAGCTCGACGCCCTCGACGTACCAGCCGGGACCTGGGCGGTCTTCGACAACCACGGGCCCTGTCCGAGCGGCCTCCAGGAGCTGTGGCGGGACGTGTTCACCCAGTGGTTCCCCTCGAACCCGTACGTGAGTCGGCCCGGCCCGGAGCTTCTGCTGACGAAGCCGGTGGAGGTCGGCGCGGAGACCGACTCCCAGCTGTGGATCCCGGTCGAGCGAAGCAGCGTGAGCGCCGACGTGTGAACACCCGTACCGGGAGTCGGCCCGCCAAGCCCGAACGCCTCACTCACCGCACCGGGGGCGCCCGTTGAGGTGACAGTGGGCGTGCCCCGAGGTGTTGCTGCCCATCGCTGCCGAGACCTCCGGCAAAGCTGGCCCCTCACAAGACTTCAGTACGCAGGTCGAACGTCCGGACGGGCCGAAGCAGGAGAAGCGATGAGACGTGCCCCCGCCCTGTGGGCAGCTTTCCTGTGCGTCGCCCTCCTGGTGATGTCGGTCGCGATCGGAGGGCGGGACGCCCGGGGTCCGCGCGGGGACGACGGGGCGAAGCCGGGAGCGGTCCCGGCCGCGATGGCGGCGCCCGCCGGGAAGGGGCCGGTGGGGTGGGAGACGTACCGTCGGCTGGACCTGGCGGCCCACCTGCCGAGGGGGGTGGAGACGAAGATGTTCTCCAGCTTCGACCGGGAGGGCGGCAACTGGGACGGCTTCGGCGGGGTCACCTCGTGTCTGAACACCAAAACCAGCGAGTGCGTGATCGCCGCACATGTGGGGGCCGGGGAGATCTCCTCGATCTGGTTCACCCGATGGCTCGGGCCCGTCCACGACACCGGGCGCACCGGGAGTTTCGGCGACACGGGGCGGATCACCGTCGAACTGGACGGCCGGAAAGTGCTGGACGCGCCCTTGGCGGACGTGCTGGCGGGGAAGCTCGGGGCGCCGTTCACCCACCCGCTGGTGGCGGACGACAAGCAGACCTCCGGTGGGGCGCTGATCGCGGTGCCCATGCCGTACCGGAAGTCCATGCGCGTCACCACCGAACACGACCCGCGCCTGTACCAGGTGATGTACCGGACGTTCGCGGACGCGGAGGGGGTCAGGACCTTCGACCCGGGCGACCGCGCGCAGGACGTGGTGGACCTGATGCGACGGGCCTCGGCCGCCGATCCCAAGCCCGCGCTGGCGGGAACCACCGAGCAGGCCACCCCGCTGCGTCTCGCGCCCGGCCAGACCCAGCGGCTCGCCCGCTCCACCGTCCCCGGGCTCATCGGCGGACTGCGGCTGCGGCTGCCGCAGACCGTCGCGCCGGAGCAGCCCCCCGTCACGGACAGCGGGAGGGCGTACGGGAAGGACGGCGGCAGCGAGTTCAGCCTGACGGTCGATCCCGCCAACCGGGGTGTGCTGCTGACCCGACGGCTGGACCGCACCATCGGCGGGCAGAAGGGACGCGTGTACGTCGACGGGAAACCGGCCGGGGAATGGCCGGGCAACCCCAGGACCCCGGAACGGTGGGGCGAGGAGAGTCTGGAGCTGCCCGCCGCGCTCACGGCGGGCAAGGCGCGGCTGACGATCCGCACGGAGTGGTCCGGGGGGCAGGACTTCAACGAGTTCACCTACTGGGCCCGCACCTCCGGCGGTGTTCCGGGGGCCGCCACGGACACCGTCGACGTCGGCGATCCCGCCTCCGAGCTCTCCCACGGCTACCGGATCCACGGCGAGACCTGGCACGGCACCCGCGCCCACCGCTACCCGCCCCCGGACAGCGGGCCGTTGGCGACCTCCCGCAAGCTCCTTCGCGGGCTGCGGCTGCGGGCGTCCTTCGACGGGGTACGGACCGTGGACGCACCGCTCGGCGAGTTCTTCGGGTCGGGGTACACGATGGCGCCCGTACGCGCCTTGATGTTCCAACTCGACTCCACCACAGGGGAGTTCACTGCCTGGTGGCCCATGCCGTACGCACGCGAGGCGACCGTCGAGCTGTACAACGGCTCCGACGTACACCTGCGGGAGGGCACGTCCTGGGTGCGCAGCACCCCCTCCGATGCACACGCGCGAGCGGTCCGCGAGGGAACGGAAGGTCATTTCCGTGCCACCTCGCACGCCTCCGCCACCGTCGTCGACCGCAGCTGGGAGTTCCTGTCGGCGCGGGGGGACGGCAAGGTCGTGGGCGTCTCGCACAGCATGCGCGGCGACGGAGGCCGCTCGCACATGGAGGGCGACGAGCGCATGTTCGTCGACGACTCGCACACCCCGCAGGTGCACGGCACGGGAACCGAGGACTACTACCGCGGCGGCTGGTACTTCCTGCACGGGACCTACTCCGCACCGCTGAACGGCCATCCCGCCCGTCTGACGGACGGGCCGGGGTGCGGAGCGGGAACCGAGGACTGTTCCAGCGCGTACCGGCTGCTGCTCGCGGACGCGGTGCCCTTCGGCCGGTCGATGCGGTTCACGATCGAACACGGTCTGGCCAACGAGGCCCCGGCCGACTACGCGGCCACCACGTACTGGTACGGACAGGACACGCCCCGCCTGTACCGCACGGACACCGTGACCGCGGCCCTCACCGTGAACCGCCGCACGCGCGTCGAGAACGTCGGGTTCCCCTCGGCGCTGGAGGTCGCCTCGGTGTTCGAGGGGGAACTCGTCAACCCTGAGCGGCGTACCGCCAGGGTGTATTACACCCAGCACCCCGTCGCGCTCGACGTGACCATCGATCCGGCCAACCAGGGAGTCGTCCTGCGCAGGGTGGGCGACCAGATGGAGCCCGGACAGCGGGCACGGGTGAGTGTTGACGGAACCGTGTTGCCCGACTGGTACCAGCCGCTCGGCAACCGCAACCGCCGCTGGCTGGAGGACTCCTACCAGCTGCCCGCCTCCGTGACCCGTGGCAAACGGCGGATCAGCGTCACGCTGACTCCGGTGCTGGGCACACCGGGATGGGCCTCCGCCCTGTACACGGTGGACAGCGTGGTGCGCTAGCTCGGCTCTGTCGGCTGATACCCGCGCGGCGGACGCCTCTGTCGACCAGATACCCGCGCGGCGGACGCCCCGGCCTGTCACCGGGGCACTGCCGTGCTAATGTAAGCAGTGCTTACTTAATGAGGTGCTGATGGAATCGAACCCGACCAGGCCCAGCTATCACCACGGAGATCTGCGGGCGACGCTGGTCCTCGCCGCCCTGGAGCTGCTGGAGACCGGCGAGCCGTTCTCGTTGCGAGCGCTTGCCCGCCGGGCCGGTGTGTCCACCGCCGCTCCGTACCGGCACTTCGCTGATCGTGAGGAGCTGGAGTCGGCGCTGGCCGTCCATGGATTGCGCGAACTGATGAATGACCTCACCCTGGACGGGCCGGGCCCGACGACAGTCGCCGAGGTCGGCGAGTTCGCTGTGGGGTACGTGCGTTTCGCTCTGCGTCGGCCTGCGCTCTTCCGGCTCATGTTCGGCCAGCCGTGCGACGACCGGAGCGACGAGAGGGTACGCGCCTCCGGAGCGCTGCACGACCTCCTGGAAGGTGTCATGGCCGAGGTGTTCCCCGCAGCCGACGCAGCCGTCCTGGCCACCGCCGGGTGGTCGCTCGCGCACGGGCTGGCCTTTCTCCACCTCGACGGCAAGTTCGCCCAGGACAACCCCGCTGCTGTCGACGAGCGCGTGCGTTCGGCGTTCGCCGCCGTCTTCTTCCCCTCCGTCGCCCGGCCAGGAATCGAGGGACCATGAGCGCACGCGTCCTGATCGTCGTCACCAACGTCGACCACTACGAGGCCGACCCGTCGCACCCGACCGGGCTCTGGCTGTCGGAGCTGACCCACGCCTACGACATCTTCGAGGAGCACGGTTGGGAACAGACGCTCGTGAGCCCCGCAGGCGGGAAGTCACCGCTGGAGCCTCGGTCGTTGAAGTTCCCCAACTACGACAAGTCCGCGAAGTCCTGGCACGGCGACCCGGCCCGGATGGCACTGCTGGACGACACAGCGGCACCCGCACAGATCGACTCGGCCGACTACGACGCGATCTACTTCACCGGCGGCCACGCGGTGATGTTCGACTTCCCCGGCAGCGAGGGCCTCCAGCGGATCACCCGGGAGATCTTCGAGCGCGGCGGTGTCGTCGGCGCGGTCTGCCACGGCTACTGCGGCCTGCTCAACACCCTTCTCTCCGACGGAAGCCACCTCGTCGCCGGCCGCAACCTGACCGGGTTCTCCTGGCGGGAAGAAGTCCTCGCCCGCGTCGGCGAAATCGTGCCCTACAACGTCGAAGAGCAGATGAAGCAGCGCGGCGCACGCTACTCGAAGGCGCTCCTGCCGTTCGTCTCCAATGCCGTCGTCGACGGCAGGCTCGTCACCGGCCAGAACCCCGGATCGGCCAAGGAGACCGCAGCCAAGGTCGCCGCGCTGCTCTGACAGCCCACATCACTCCCCCCGAATCTCCACCCGAAGGACAGCACCACATGCAGACCGTGCTCGGATCAGGCGGACAGATCGCCGAAGAGCTCACCCGCGAACTCCACCGGAATTTCACCCACGACATCCGCCTGGTGAGCAGAAACCCCCGCACGGTGCATGAGACCGACCAGCTCGTGCCCGCCGACCTCATGGATCCCGGGGCAACCGATGCGGCGGTGGCCGGAAGCGACATCGTCTACCTCACCGTGGGGCTGCCGATGGACTCCGAACGGTGGGAGCAGCGCTTCCCGGCCATGATGGCGAACACGATCGCCGCCTGCCAGAAGCACGGCAGCAAGCTCGTCTTCTTCGACAACACGTACATGTACCCGCGGACCTCGACGCCCCAGAACGAGGGCACCGGATTCGAACCGATCGGGCGCAAGGCGTCCGTGCGCGCGCAGATCGCGACGACGCTGCTCGGAGAGATGGAAGCGGGTGCGATCGATGCCGTGATCTGCCGAGCCCCCGAGTTCTACGGCCCCGGCAAGACCCAGAGCCTGACCAACTCGGCCGTCTTCCACCGCATCAAGCACGGCAAACGGCCGATGGTGCCGCTGAACGCCCACACCCGGCGCACCCTGATCTGGACCCCGGACGCCAGCCGGGCCATGGCCCGTATCGGGAACACGCCCGATGCCTACGGGCAGACCTGGCACCTGCCGATCGATCCGGACCGCCCGACCTACCAAGACATGATCGACATCGCCTCGCAGGTCACCGGTAAGAAGATCCACTACTCCACCGTCCCCAACTGGGCGTTCAGGATCGGAGGACTCGTCAACCCAGCGGTCAAGGAGGTGGAAGAACTGCTGCCGCGCTACCGGCAGGACAACATCTTCGACTCGTCGAAGTTCACGACACGATTCCCTGACTTCCGCGTCACGAACTACCGGGACGGCATCCACCAGATCCTCGCAAGCGAGTAACGACGCCCGAAGGTGCGGGCGGGAGGCGTCCCGGCGAACGTCAGGCAGTGCCGGGAGACCCCTCCCACACCTCGGAAGTCACCCTCCGGGCCCGGACGGTCCGGACGGCCCGGACGGTGCGGAACGCCCGGGCGGCGAGCACCGCCGCCGAGGCGGCAGCGGAGGTCGCCAGCCAGAGGAAGAGGGCGGGCCAGACGTACGAGATCATGGCCAGGTCCGCGCCCCTTCGGGTGAGCAGGCCCGCCAGGTCGCCGACGAAGAGGAAGGAGGCGATGGGCAGGGTGTGGGGGAGGGTGCGCAGGGCGGTGCGCCACCACGGGCGGGTGGCTGTGAGCCTGGCCCAGCGGCGGGCCCGGACCACACCGGTGGTGCCGAGGGCGAGGGACAGTGCGGTGAGGGCGGCGAGGACGTAGTCGGCCTGGAGGGTGAAGGGGACGTCGCTTCCCGGTGAATCGCCCCGGGCGAGGTCGGCGATTCCCTGGGCGAGGAGGGTCGCGTCGTCGCCGGAGATCATGCCGGTGTTGGTGACGACGGCGATGCCGGTGAGGCTGTCGGGGAGCAGGATCTGCGCGGCGTTGTGGGTGAGGAGCTGCCCGGTGTGCCGGATCTCGCGCGGTCCTTCGCCGGTCTCCTGAGTCCAGCCCATGGCGTAGGAAGTGCCCTCGGGCGTACGGGGCGGAGTGTGCAGGGTGGTGATGCTCCGGGCCGAGACGACCTGGTGGCCGTCCGCCGAGGCGCCGCCGTCGTACTGGGCGATCAGCCAGCGGGCGAGGTCGTCGGCGGTGGCGACGGTGCCGAAACCGCCCGCGGTGAACCAGTGCGGCTGGTCGCGCTCGATCAGTCGGCCGTACGCGCGAACGTAACCGCGTGCCTGCTCGGGCATGGCGGAGGTGGAGTCGACGGTGATGGTGCGGGCCATGCCCAGGGGGCGGAAGACCCGGTCGGCCATGTAGGTGGCGAAGGGCTGCCCGGCCACGACCTCCACCAGGCGTGCGGCAACCGCGTAGTTGGTGTTGTGGTAGCTCATGCGGGTGCCGGGATCGCTCGCGAGCCGCACCCCGTGCAGGGCGGTGACCGCTTCGGTGAGAGTGCGTGGCTGGGGGCCGACCAGGTCGGGGTGGGTCGCATCGGCCATGCCCGAGGTCTGGTTGAGGAGTTGGCGTACGGTGATGCGCTCGGCGCGAGGGTCGGCGAGGGTGAAGTCCGGGAGGTACTGCCGTACCGGGCGGTCGAGGCCGACCTTGCCCACCTCGGCCAGTTGCATGACGGCCAGCGCGGTCATCGACTTGGAGAGCGAGGCCACCGGCACCGGGGTCCGCGCGGAGAGGGTCTTGTCCGCCGCGGTGTGCCCGTACCCGGCGGTGTGCACGATCCGGTCGCCCCGGGTCACGGCCACCACGGCACCGGGAAGATCGGTCTCCTCCATGTACGTGCGTACGTAGCGGTCGACGGCATCCGAGGTCAGGGACTCGGCACCGGGTGCGGCGAGGGCGGATTCGGTGGCGCAGATCAGGGCTGCGGCGGCGGTCACGGCAGCGGCCAGAACACGCAGGTGGCGGGGCCGGGACGAGGGCTTCTTCATGCCCCCATCCGATCGCGTCGGGGGGCATCGGCGCAGTGGCGTACAGGAGAGTTCAGAGGTAGAGCGGGCACTACTGACCGAGGGGTTCCGGCTTGCTACGGCGGACAGGTCGTCCCCCGGAGACCGGCGGGCCGGTCGGGCCCCACCCCGCCGTCGCACCGGGCCGCCAGCGCGTCCCGGGAACGGACGGCCACCAGCCGCTCCCGGTAGGTGTTCAGGAACTCCTCCAGCCTGGCCGCGGGCTTGCGGAGGGGGCCAACGCCTTCGTCAGGCACGCTCAGCGGTTCGGGCGGGGGCGCGGGGGTACTCGGAATGCCATGACGGCAGTGGAGGGTTCCCGGGGGGAGGGCAGGCTGGTCACGGCCTTCTTGAACCTCTTCCTGTTCTTGGTCCTGATCGTGGCGGCCGTGATATTCGTGGTCCATAAGCTCAGGGGCCGCACGTAGTTCCTGACCTCGGCACAGCCGCGACCCGCGAGGTCTCTTCACGTCACGGCGCGTCCAACGGCTGTGGTGCAGCGGGATGTCAACGCGCCCGCCGCTTCTTGCGGTGGGGGCGATGTGGGCGGACGAAGGTGTCGAGCTCGCCTACGGCTGCACGGATATGGGCCGTACCGTGACGCAACCGCTCGCCCGCGCACCACCAGGACAGCCGCCCGTCCGCATCACGAGGATGCATGCCCAGCTCATGCTCAGGGCACAGAGGCCACGCCTGCCACAGCCGCTCGGTGATGGTCTCCTGCGCGGCATCAGTGATGATCGCCAGTGCCTGGGCAGGGTCGTCCGCCGAGTCCGGGTACAGGGAGTTGCCGTGCCACTCGCCGTTGGCCAGAGCGACGTAGACGTTCTCCGGCTCGTTCGCAGCACAGGGCGGAAGAGCCAGCAGTTGCAGGGGCTGCTGCTCGGGAAGGGTCACCGCCAGGTCCCGGTTGAGGAGGACCAGAGCCCCCTCCCACGTCGAGTACGTCCCCGGCGGGACGCGACGGGGCTCGGGGCTGTCGAAAGGAGGGCGCATGGGGACGATCTTCCACCACAGGGGGGCCACGTAGCCATTCAACGAAAGCCACAGCAACGCACAGCAACGGCAGAGGGACGTCAGCCATGCCCCGTCCTCTGGGTGAAATTCGTGCTCAACTCGCGGTGACGTTGGCCGTGTTGTTCTCGCACGCGTGGGGGTCGCGCATACGCGGCCGGGCCCAGCCGAGGACTGCTGTCCGAATCCAGCCATGCCGGGTGCGAGTCGGCCACTTCTGTCCCCGTTCTCCGGGATCGCTGGCCGTTGACCCCACCAGACGGCACCCTTCCCAGTAGCCACGTACCACCGTCAGTGGTGTGCCCGGCGACCCCGGGCACACCGCCGACGGCGATTCCTGTCGCTCGGGGGTTCAGGTCGTCATGTCTTCACACGGGATATACGGGCCTTTCGAGCCTGTCGTCGAGGCGCTTCTGAGACGGGCCGGACGACAGCCGGAGCGAGTCGCCGTCCGGCAGGGGCCCGAGCACCTGACGTACGGGGAGCTGGCCGACCGGGTCCGCGCCGAGGCCGGGCGGATCGGGCGGGCCGTCGAGGGCTCAGCGGGTCCGGAGCCCGTCGTCGCGGTCGCGCTGCCGCGCGGGATCGACCTGGTGGTGACGCTGCTCGGCACGCTCCACAGCGGCGCCGTGTTCCTGCCGGTCGATCCCGAGCTGCCGGGGGAGCGCGCCGGACGGATGCTGTCGGCGGCCGACCTCCTTGTCACCGGCGGGGCCCATCGCACGCTCGCCGAACGCTCCGGCCTTCCGCTCCTCCCTCCAGCCCCGCGCGGCGGCGTCCTCCAGCCGGTGAGCGCGGCGCAGGAAGGCCCGGTTCGGCAGCCGGTCGCCGGAGGGCCGGACCCGTGGTCGGCCGACCACGACAGAGGGCGGCCCGTGCACCGGGAGCAGGGCGCCTATGTGCTGTTCACCTCCGGAAGTACCGGAACCCCCAAGGCTGTCTGCGTACCGCACGGCGCACTGGCGAACCACACGGCGTCGGTCTCCGCGGCGTACGGCCTGCGGCCCGACGACCGGGTGCTCCAGCTCGCCTCCGCCGGGTTCGACGTGGCGTTGGAAGAGATCCTGCCGACCCTGGCCGTCGGCGCCGAGCTGGTTCTCGCACCGCCCGTCGTGCTCTCGCCCGAAGATCTCAGCTCGCTTCTCGCGGCGGAGCGTGTGACGGTGGCCAACCTCGCGACCCCCTACTGGCAGCACTGGGTGCGGGATCTGACGGACGGCCGGGCGCCGGTCTCCGATCACCTGCGGCTGCTCGTCGTGGGCAGCGACACGGGACGCGCGTCGACGCTGGCCGACTGGCGGCGGTTCAGTGACGCGGCGGTCGTCAACGCCTACGGGCTGACCGAGGCGACCATCACCTCCACGGTGCACCGCTTCCCCGCCGAGGAGCCGTCGCCGCCGTACGCCGAGCAGGACGGCGCCGTACTGCCGGTCGGCCGCCCCCTCGGCGGGGTGGGAGTCCGCCTGCTCGGCCAGGACCTGCGGCCGGTCCTGGCAGGCGAGACAGGTGAGATCTTCGTGTCCGGTGCCGGCCTGGCGAGGGGCTATCTCGAGGACCCGGCACTCACGGCCGAACGCTTCGTGCCCGACCCGCTCGCCGACCCGCCGGGCGCCCGCCTCTACCGCACCGGAGACCTGGGGCGGTGGGACGGACAAGGAGCCCTGTACGTCCTCGGCCGCGCCGACGAACTGGTCAAGATCCGAGGCCAGCGAGTCCACCCGCGCGAGGCCGACCGCCATCTGACGGCCCATCCGCAGGTCGCCGCCGCCCACACACTGGCCCCCCGGACGGGCCCCTCGGACACCACCGAGCTGATCGCGTTCGTCGTCCCGGCCGACGAGCGTGCCGTACCGACCGCGGGGCAGTTACGGGATCACCTCGCCACCCAGCTGCCCCCGGCGCACGTACCCACGCGCTACGTCATCGTGGACGCGCTGCCCCTGCGGACCAACGGAAAGGTGGACACCGAGGCGCTCCCGTTGCCCTCCGGATGGCAGCGGGACACGCACAGCCCGCGTCGGCCTCCGGCCACCGACACCGAGGAAGCGCTGGCGGCCGTCTGGTGCGAGGTCCTGGAGGTCACGGACCTCGGGACGGACGACTCGTTCCTCGACCTCGGGGGCCACTCCCTGGCCGTGGCCCGGATGGCCAACCGCATCACCGAACGGTTCGGTGTACGTCTTCCCGTGAGCGCCCTCATGGCCGCGCCGACCATCGCCGAACAGGCCGCGTTGCTCACCGCCCCCGAGAGGGCGGGGCTGTCGGCCCCGCTCCCGCCGCTGGTGCGCGCCGCCCCGGACGCGGACGTGCCGCTGACGGCCCAGCAGCGACAGGTGTGGTTCCTCCAGAAGCTGTCCCCTGGCAACGTCGCCTACCACGCGCAGACGACCCTCCGCGTCATCGGCGCCCTGGACACCGACGCGCTCGGCCGGGCCGTCGCGACGCTCACCGCCCGGCACGCGATCTTCCGCACCACCTTCCACGACGACGACGGAACACCCCGGCAGCGGACGCACGCCACCGGCCCGATGCCCGTGGAACTCGTCGACCTCACCGCACTGCCCGCCGGTGAACAGCGCGCCCGGGTCGAGGAGATCACCGCCGAGCGGGCCCGGACACCGTTCGCGCTCGACGAACTGCCGCTGCTGCGCTGGACTGTGGTGCGTCTGGGGC
This window of the Streptomyces sp. NBC_00237 genome carries:
- a CDS encoding serine hydrolase, whose protein sequence is MKKPSSRPRHLRVLAAAVTAAAALICATESALAAPGAESLTSDAVDRYVRTYMEETDLPGAVVAVTRGDRIVHTAGYGHTAADKTLSARTPVPVASLSKSMTALAVMQLAEVGKVGLDRPVRQYLPDFTLADPRAERITVRQLLNQTSGMADATHPDLVGPQPRTLTEAVTALHGVRLASDPGTRMSYHNTNYAVAARLVEVVAGQPFATYMADRVFRPLGMARTITVDSTSAMPEQARGYVRAYGRLIERDQPHWFTAGGFGTVATADDLARWLIAQYDGGASADGHQVVSARSITTLHTPPRTPEGTSYAMGWTQETGEGPREIRHTGQLLTHNAAQILLPDSLTGIAVVTNTGMISGDDATLLAQGIADLARGDSPGSDVPFTLQADYVLAALTALSLALGTTGVVRARRWARLTATRPWWRTALRTLPHTLPIASFLFVGDLAGLLTRRGADLAMISYVWPALFLWLATSAAASAAVLAARAFRTVRAVRTVRARRVTSEVWEGSPGTA